Genomic DNA from Hordeum vulgare subsp. vulgare chromosome 2H, MorexV3_pseudomolecules_assembly, whole genome shotgun sequence:
tcatcccagtctcagcgtccaatgttgccccatgcgcgaacaaccagaacttaaacctatcgggccagtcatgtgtctgtggaatgatatttcttttcaaaagcgcatcttcatagcgtcgccacctaggcagagcagtcatgtagccacctgaccccaaaatatggtgatatttcttcttcttcgcattctccgtatttgtggctgatcgggatgtaaagacacccgatttcttgtacgccttaaaatcaggccaagcgtctcttatcttcactaggtgcccagtgaaaactggatcttcgtccttatatttcttccacaagtctttcttccacctctggaattgtgtggtcatcttcttcaaagcccactcctcgactttcttcttcttatcttccgctacgctgaaatttagccagaccgtgtcgcaaagcactcttttcaatctgtcatcgacataagtagctccaacgttggcgccggtcttcggcttattccattctattaagttgatcgggaccaggtctcttacaacaactccgcactgatttacaaatttgcgataagtttctgggggttccagtggtttgccatcagcagcaactttatcgatcgagtaccttgcagtatctttcaaccttgcggccgggcctcgtttcgactttgtctcagtacttgcgctaggtgttccggagggcacctaaacgggaaaataatgattcgttagtaagtgcaatacccattaattgttgcgtcaacagtgacttgagatatacattggcagagtttgttccggagggcacttctgcatctactacatcttctatattctcagctccgtcaccggagtcgttcaaaaattgattgctaaacgcatgcccaccgtcgtcatcatgatatatggccgttgcatcttcaaaaatcatctggcacatgtatctttccttctccgcctcacccattcccgcgagttgatcggcgtgctgatcatgtggttcttggggatccatagctcaacacctgctagtaacaagaatttaacttagcaaaattatttacggaaaagttttacggaaccggaaattttacggaaaacttttacggaatcgtcggagtcgtaatcgtcgcaaagttttacggaatcgtcggaaagttttacggaatcgtcggaatcgtcggaaactttccccgcagttatggaatcgtcggaatcgtaggtaagttttacggaattgtaatcgtcggaatcgtcggttaggGTTTtatggaatcgtcggtttagggttttacgtaatcgtcggaatcgtcggagtcacctCACGTTGCACGAATGTTGACCGACTTCGTCTATAGGATTTGTACATCGGAAAGTTTTGAATGTTGACTGAAAAAGTGAGTCTACTAGAATCGTCTTCCTCGCTTTAGCGACATAaatgatgaaggcggcttcaaATCGAGCCGTTATGATTACAAgaatacaacaatatggatatacgaaatAGCAGCCAACAAAATATAAATCGAGCCGTTATGATTACAagcatacaacaatatggatatacgaaaatatggaAGATATACCGTACGTGAAGAAGACGAAgtggggaggcggcgaggaggcgacgaggaggcgcgaggaggcgacggcggcgaggaggcggcggcggcggcgaggaggcgcgcGAGGATCggccggcgaggaggcgacggcgcggcgaggaggcgacggcgaggaggcggcgaggatgcgacgaggaggcggcgaggatcggccggcgaggcggcgtgaggaggcgacggcgaggaggcggcgcggaggcggcgaggatcggccggcgaggcggcgcgaggaggcgacggcgagtaGGCGGCGcggaggcgacggcgaggaggcggcgtggaGGCGATAGCGAGGCGGcgcggaggcggcgaggaggcggcgcgaggaggcgacggcggcgaggaggcggcgaggaggtcgagtcggcgaggagagaaggcgaggagagacgcgcgggaaggcgagaagttggcgaccccgTAGAGGTATAGACCCTTTAACACCGGtatgtgttaacaaccggtgctaaagaccctttagcaccggttgttaacacagaccggtgctaaagggtccaaaattcgggcgcgaaccgaacccacctttaggaccggttgttgttacagaccggtcctataggtttttttcctttttcttttttccttttttctgtttcctgttttctttttctttttgtttccttttcctttttcctgtttcttcttttatttttatttttttcttttttctgtttcctattttctttttctttttgtttcctttttcttttttctgtttcttcttttatttttcttttttccttttttctgtttcctgttttctttttctttttgtttcctttttctttttcctgtttcttcttttatttttcttttttgtttcccttttctgtttttcttttacatttatttacaaattgtcaaaatgtcatttttatacttaaaaaataaaaatgatatttatcaaaatggtcaaatttagtggaaactggtcaaatttttaatatttatcaaaatggtcaacacaattacataaaaggtttaatacattattacacatcaccaacaacaccccctatctatttttcttcttgcctttcttctgattgcgccgtaatcatggactatcttcatcatttaacgggatgcttggatcatctttgactttgaagggaggaatttcatcaaatttattgtaatcttctgacatgtctgtcttgtcctcgactcccacgatgtttcttttccctgaaagaactatgtggcgccttggctcatcgtctgatgtattcgcttccttatcttttctttttctcggtctgctagacatgtccttcacatagaaaacctgagccacatcattggctaggacgaattgatcgttgccgtacccaagattcttctgatccactgttgtcattccgtacttcgggtctaccttcacgcctgacaggttgaaccatttgcaccagaacaaagggaccttaaaggaaggtccgtagtcaagttcccatatctgctctatgtaaccatagtatgtgaccctttgcccattgtcgtcttttgcatcaaaccggacgccactgttttggttggtgctttttttatcttggtctgccgtgtaaaatgtgttaccatttatctcgtaccctttaaaggtcaatacagtcgaagatggttgcttggccaacaagtatagctcatcttcaacaatgttgtcattaatgagacgtctttgcaaccaaccgccgaaagtcttcgcgtgttctttagcaatgaaatcttcaggttgctccgggtattccgagcgtaaaatatccttgtgttcctggatatatggagccgccaagctggaattaactagaactgtgtagtgtgcttgagtgaaagattgctcgtccatacatgttgttgatttctttcctagcgtgccttttccacgcagtctcccctcatggcgcgactgaggaacaccgatcgggttcaggtcaggaataaagtcaacacaaaactcaatgacctcctctgttccatagcccttgaccatgcttccttctggcctagcacggtttttaacataattcttcaagactcccatgaacctctcaaaggggaacatattgtgtaagaatacaggaccgagaacggaaatctcttggactaggtgaactatgaggtgcgtcataatattgaagaaggttggtgggaacaccaactcgaagctgacaagacattggaccacgtccttctgtaaacttggtagagttgctggatcgattgccttctgagaaattgcgttgaggaatgcacatagcttcacaatgggtactcgcacgttttctggcagaagccccctcaatgcaatcggaagtaactgggtcatgatcacgtggcagtcatgagactttaggttttggaactttttctcttccaggtttagtattccttttatgttcgacgagtagccagacgggaccttgatactgctcaggacttggaaaaagatctccttctcttccttggtaagagcgtagctggcaggacctttgaaattctctcgattcatcaggtcgtctcgttcgtgcatacgttggtggtacagccgtgcttttggtgtatctctcgacttcttcccatgcacgcccaataagtttagcaggttcacgcaaatatttttcgtcacgtgcatcacgtcgatcgcagagcgaacctctaggaatttccaatagggtagttcccagaatatagatttcttcttccacatggctacgtggttgtcggcgtcattcggaacagattgtgcgccaggacccttaccaaagattacttttatatctttgaccatgtcatatatatcagtacctttagggagggttggcttcctccgtgtatctgcctcgcctttgaaatgctttcctttctttcttacgggatgcctgtctggaagaaatcgacgatgccccgggtacacattcttgcctatatgtatactttcggtctcgcctaaacagtgtgtgcatgcgctgtatctcttgtttgactgtcctgagatgttactaagagcgggccaatcattgatggttacaaacagcaaccctcgtaggtcaaattcctcctgtttgtactcgtcccacacatgtacaccttcgtcagcccataactctaaaagttcatcaaccagtggcctcaggtacacatcaatgttgttgccgggttgcgacgggcctgggataagcactggcatcataatgaacttacgcttcatgcataaccaaggaggaaggttatagatacatagagtcacgggccaggtgctatgactgctactctgctccccaaacggattcaggccatctgtacttagaccaaaccttaagtttcttgggtcacgtgcaaagtcctcgtacttatcgtcgatgtttctccactgcgacccatcagcgggttgtctcagcatatcgtcttccctccggtcttctttgtgccatcgcagcaacttggcatgctctttgtttcggaacaaacgtttcaaccgtggtattataggagcatgccacatcaccttggcaggaaccctcttcctggggcggtcgtcgccctcaacatcaccagggtcatctcgcctgatcttataccgaaatgcaccgcataccgggcaggcatttaaattctcgtgctgaccgcggtagaggatgcagtcattgatgcatgcatgtatcttatgcacttccaattcTAGAGGGcaaacaaccttctttgcttcgtacgtactgcagggcagcacgttatctcttggaagcatcttcttcattattttcagcagcttttcaaatcccttgtgagatattccattctctgccttccattgcagcaattccagggtggtgcccagctttttctggccatcttcgcaatttgggtacaacaattttttgtgatcttctaacatgcgctccaacttcaacctctcgttttcacttccgcagtttatctgttcttcacgaatgacctgacgaagatcatcatcagactcatcaacaatgtcctcaagttcaggctcgtcttcccccatttcagtatcaccgtgttcaccgaacataggatagttaccattatcctcttcttcttcattgtcttccattacaacccctctttctccgtgcttggtccaacaaaaataacttggcatgaagccttcttgcaacaggtgggtgtctatggttcttgagttagggaaattcctcttattctggcattttttacatggacaaaaaataaatccattctgcctgtttttctcagccacattgagaaaactatgcatgccattaaggaattcgggacgacgtcgatcactgtacatccattgccggttcatctgcattatataaatttatcaaaaaccattatgctaaatcatcatgactaaattaattaattaatacaaaaagttcatcacacgttaaaaccaaagtagcgtagtgaccatacatatatagttctcataaaaacacacactgaaaccaaccataaaaactctctctaattaatgcatttaaaaacaacaacaaatgcgatcaaaatcgcaacaaaggtaacaattgacccgacggcataatgataccaagcctctttactaattgcatattttctaatctttctaatcttcagacgcattgcgtccatctcgctcttgtgaccatcgacgacaccggcaagaaccttttccaaggtcatcttctctctttcagttttttccaacctttcttcagttttttttcaatctttctttcaggccaacattttcttgttcaactaagtgtaacttctcaacaatagggtcgattggcatttccggttccactacctcctagataaaaatatctatgtcaagttggtcggcgtaattaattgtcatataatcaggaaatgaaaatatgtagttataaaagataatataccacatccgaatcatagactggacgagggccaacggggacggatatcaaaaccatggcgctatacatataaaaaaatcttacacaataagaaaattatatacaagtaaatatgtaaatcatacaaatcaaaatttgttttggtaaataaaaacaataggctcaccaaggttgtgtcggtgacggggcgatcgacggcggtgaggaaggggacaaggcgcgcgacactaaaaaaacccacaaatcataattaaatttgagctcaaattgcatatgtatacataccaaatgatgaactctctctagcttaggcatttcatcaaacacctagctagcacaacaaaaatgaaatgagcaagaaaacgagcaaaacttgcaataccggaagagggaatgttgatgctaaccgtaggaccgatgggtgccaacaatcttgacaaatggtggagaaaaatagggatggattagagctcccaagaggaaggagagagcaaaaatggagttgagctcgagctagaaaaaatggagctagaaaaaatggggtggaatataggggtgctcggggaggaaggagaggagggctttaggaccggtttgtgtcaaaaaccggtgctaaagggtctgacagcggggccccgcagttgctgcaaaaatgagaaaacctttagcaccggtttgtgatacaaaccggttctaaagggtctgtccactgggcccccctccctgcagcaaccggtccaaaaacctttaggaccggtttgtgttacaaaccggtcctaaaggccttgcggccatttgctgcagggagggggcccagcggacagaccctttagaaccggtttatatccaatccgggtccaatgtggttggctcaatgccctgttttctactagtgtccaaTCAGACGGTTAAAAAATTCCACCCAAACAccacaataaaaaaagaaaaatgataataAACTCATGAAGGATTCGTTACGGATTGGTCATACCAAACATTTTCCCATAAATCACTTTCCCGATTTGCAACATCGACCCACTTTTATCTTAATCTCTGATCATAAATTGACATATCCATCTGTAAGCACGATTTCCTAAAGCCAGTCCATAGAAGTAGCATATATGATAAAAAAATGCACTTTCTTATATCCCCACGCGCCAAACCAACTAATACGTAAATATTTTTTGCAGCTTTATAAATATTACATACAACATGTGCAACCCTAAAAATATAAGCGGCGCGGCAAAGCGCGCACTGCCCTTCTAGTGAAATAACTAGTCGAACCGAAACAAACACATATTGATATTGACAACAAAGGAAATCATCTAATGTACTAGACGACTGATCCGAAGACTAAACCATGAGCTATGCAGGGTAAGGACGTCCTTGTGGCTGCTTCGCGCTCGCTATAACGAAGCACATGCCACCTAAAAAAGCTCCTTGTGCTCAAGAAAGGACAACGTTGATTTGTGAAGCATGATCAATGGTGATCATATTGTTTtaatctctctctatatatatgtgttgtttgAAACCACAACACATACTTCAACGAGGCTTAAATTATAATGTTAATGAAATAAATGACGAATCACATGTATGATCTCTGAATACAAGGCTACATGTATGATCTCTGAATACTAGGCTACTCCGTGTGTACGTTTGAGCGTTTACTAATTTTGATGAATGATCCTCTGCAGCACGACGGTCCTGGCTTGCCGGATGTCCCGGCTGCACTTGTCGGCCTGCTGCCCCAGCTCATCCACGCTCTTCATGAactcctccatcttcttcttcacctcctcaATCACCAATCTCGCAGCCTCCTCGTCGCCCTCCACCAGCTCCGTGCAGTCCACCGTGAAGCCCATCTGGACCTCGAGCCGGCGGACGAGCGCGCGTATGATGTCCAGGTCCTCGATGGCGACGAACGTGCCGGCCTGCATTGCGACCACCACGTCCATGTGCCCCCGGAGCACGTCCCGGTACCGCTTCAGCATGGCGTCCACCCACTTCCCGGCGGAGCTGACTGGCAGCGACGCCGCGGCCGCCAGCGCGGCCGCGATGGGCGGCGCGGCGATGGCCGCGGCCACCACCGAGCAGACGAGGATGGCCGCGAAGATGGTGGCGAAGACGACGCCCGTGACGCGGCGCCAGACGCGGACCGACCGCAGGCGCCGGCCCAGCCGGCGCTTCTGCCGCCGCAGCCTGTCGAGCATGGCCAGCTGCTGCCGGTACGCGGCCTGGAACGCGGCGAAGAACTCGTCCGTGAACGGGTCGGCCTTGAGCCGCCGCAGCGCGTCGAGCACGCGCGCGCGCCGGACGGCCGGGTCCTGGACCTGGagcgcgaggtggaggaggagctgcgagtcgcgggcgcggcggagggccctGTCGAGGGCGGCGAGGAAGTCGAGGGTGTGGAGGCTGGCGTCGAAGTAGTCGTCGACGAGCGCGAAGAGGTCGGCGCAGCCCCACACGTCGTGCTTGCTGGCGAGGACGACGCGGACCACCTCCTGGTTCATCTCCACCAGGCAGCCGGTGACCTCGCGGAGGGAGCCGAGGGACATGGACCGCACCTGCACCCCGGACGACGCCGCCGACACGGACACGGCGAGGCTCGCGCGCCGGCACAGCGCCGCGTCGAGGCTCCGCAGCTGCGGCTCCGCCGCCTCGTACGACGACTTCACCTTCcggtcatcctcctcctcctccgtagctgCTTTCCCGTTCTTGAGCCGCTGTGGCCTCATGCTGCCGTGATGGTTCCCCATGGCCAACGAGCCCCAAACCTCAGAGGCTTCAACTCCCACGGTAATGTGGCCGTGATGCTCTCGTGTGGTTGTGGAGGATTCAGCCACAAGATTTACAGACTTGTTATATATACTCGTGGAATGGAATGTGGAAGTGTGCTGA
This window encodes:
- the LOC123429169 gene encoding putative UPF0496 protein 5 translates to MGNHHGSMRPQRLKNGKAATEEEEDDRKVKSSYEAAEPQLRSLDAALCRRASLAVSVSAASSGVQVRSMSLGSLREVTGCLVEMNQEVVRVVLASKHDVWGCADLFALVDDYFDASLHTLDFLAALDRALRRARDSQLLLHLALQVQDPAVRRARVLDALRRLKADPFTDEFFAAFQAAYRQQLAMLDRLRRQKRRLGRRLRSVRVWRRVTGVVFATIFAAILVCSVVAAAIAAPPIAAALAAAASLPVSSAGKWVDAMLKRYRDVLRGHMDVVVAMQAGTFVAIEDLDIIRALVRRLEVQMGFTVDCTELVEGDEEAARLVIEEVKKKMEEFMKSVDELGQQADKCSRDIRQARTVVLQRIIHQN